One genomic segment of Scomber japonicus isolate fScoJap1 chromosome 23, fScoJap1.pri, whole genome shotgun sequence includes these proteins:
- the LOC128385170 gene encoding ras-related protein Rap-1b: MREYKLVVLGSGGVGKSALTVQFVQGIFVEKYDPTIEDSYRKQVEVDGQQCMLEILDTAGTEQFTAMRDLYMKNGQGFALVYSITAQSTFNDLQDLREQILRVKDTEDVPMILVGNKCDLEVERVVAKESGTGLARQWNSCAFLETSAKSKINVNEIFYDLVRQINRKSPVPGKTRKKSTCQLL, from the exons aCTGTCCAGTTTGTTCAGGGAATTTTTGTGGAGAAATATGACCCGACGATAGAGGATTCCTACAGGAAG CAAGTCGAGGTCGATGGACAGCAGTGTATGTTGGAGATCTTGGACACAGCGGGAACA GAGCAGTTCACGGCGATGAGAGACCTGTACATGAAGAACGGTCAAGGTTTCGCTCTGGTTTACTCCATCACGGCTCAGTCCACCTTCAACGACCTGCAGGACCTCCGAGAGCAAATCCTCAGAGTGAAGGACACCGAGGAT GTGCCCATGATCCTGGTTGGAAATAAATGTGACCTGGAGGTGGAGCGTGTGGTGGCCAAAGAGTCGGGGACCGGCCTCGCCCGCCAGTGGAACTCCTGCGCCTTCCTGGAGACCTCGGCCAAGAGCAAGATCAACGTCAACGAG atcttCTATGACCTCGTGCGACAGATTAACAGGAAGAGTCCGGTTCCAGGGAAAACTCGCAAAAAGTCCACCTGTCAGCTTCTCTAA